A stretch of the Streptomyces ortus genome encodes the following:
- a CDS encoding beta-L-arabinofuranosidase domain-containing protein has translation MPINRRHLLRSGSLALGAGAPLLTSRPVAAASRGPAAAVADVAADAFLRLKPGSIVPRGWLAGQLRLQLDGLCGRLTEKSHFLDFATSGWVHPENSAWEELPYWLRGYVPLAVATRDTAALDRARRWIDAILATQQSDGFFGPRALRTALNGGPDFWPFLPLLQALRSFQEFTGDTRVVPFLTRFLRYMNTQGKGAFDTSWVSLRWGDCMDIALWLYRRTPEPFLLDLVDKMHTWGADWTGAPPNVHNVNIAQGFREPAQYAQRSGSAEHTRASYRTYTELLAEHGQFAGGGFAGDENIRPGFDDPRQGFETCGVVEFMASHELLTRVTGDPLWADRCEELAFNMLPATLDPEGKGVHYVTSANSIDLDNSRKTHGQFQNGFAMQSFQPGIDQYRCCPHNYGMGWPYFAEELWLGTPDGGLAAAMYAACQVTTEVAGGTAVTVTETTDYPFGESVEFVVSTRRSVRFPLLLRIPGWCAAPRLQVNGKSVPARSGPAFVRVERTWADGDRVSLRLPQSTTVHTWPGNRDSVGVSHGPLAYALRIGERYVRYGGDTVFPEYEVHATTPWNYGLVPGGELVVHRAAGPVAANPFTQSATPLSITADARRVPEWIADDEHVVAPLQQSPARSAGAVKQVTLIPMGAARLRIASFPTASPDGTPWRPEAPYRRIRNKHSGKVLAVDGMSTENSAHVVQFDNSGTGDHAWQVLDRSEGWSLIRNGHSGKVLGVDLMSTQNSAHVVQFEDNGTDDHLWQFVDAGSGWFLIRNKHSGKVLGVDGMSTQNSAHVVQFEDNGTDDHLWQFA, from the coding sequence ATGCCGATCAACAGACGCCACCTGCTGCGCTCCGGCAGCCTCGCCCTCGGTGCGGGCGCCCCTCTGCTGACCAGCCGGCCCGTCGCCGCCGCATCCCGGGGGCCCGCCGCCGCGGTCGCCGACGTGGCCGCCGACGCCTTTCTCCGGCTGAAGCCCGGCAGCATCGTCCCGCGCGGCTGGCTGGCCGGTCAGCTGCGGCTCCAGCTGGACGGGCTCTGCGGCCGTCTCACCGAGAAGTCCCACTTCCTGGACTTCGCCACAAGCGGCTGGGTCCACCCCGAGAACAGCGCGTGGGAGGAACTGCCGTACTGGCTGCGCGGTTACGTGCCGCTGGCCGTCGCCACCCGCGACACCGCCGCGCTGGACCGGGCGCGGCGCTGGATCGACGCGATTCTCGCCACCCAGCAGAGCGACGGCTTCTTCGGGCCGCGCGCACTGCGGACCGCGCTCAACGGCGGCCCCGACTTCTGGCCCTTCCTTCCCCTCCTCCAGGCGCTCCGCAGCTTCCAGGAGTTCACCGGCGACACCCGTGTGGTCCCCTTCCTCACCCGGTTCCTGCGGTACATGAACACACAGGGCAAGGGCGCCTTCGACACGAGCTGGGTGTCGCTGCGGTGGGGCGACTGCATGGACATCGCCCTGTGGCTGTACCGCCGGACGCCCGAGCCCTTCCTCCTCGACCTGGTCGACAAGATGCACACCTGGGGTGCCGACTGGACCGGTGCGCCGCCGAACGTCCACAACGTCAACATCGCGCAGGGTTTCCGCGAACCGGCGCAGTACGCGCAACGCTCCGGTTCGGCGGAGCACACCCGCGCCAGCTATCGCACGTACACCGAACTCCTCGCGGAACACGGCCAGTTCGCCGGTGGTGGGTTCGCGGGCGACGAGAACATCCGGCCCGGTTTCGACGATCCACGGCAGGGCTTCGAGACCTGCGGTGTCGTCGAGTTCATGGCCAGCCACGAGCTGCTCACGCGGGTCACCGGAGATCCGCTCTGGGCCGACCGGTGCGAGGAGCTGGCCTTCAACATGCTGCCCGCGACCCTGGACCCCGAGGGCAAGGGCGTGCACTACGTGACCAGCGCCAACAGCATCGACCTGGACAACTCCCGCAAGACACACGGGCAGTTCCAGAACGGCTTCGCCATGCAGTCCTTCCAGCCCGGCATCGACCAGTACCGCTGCTGCCCGCACAACTACGGCATGGGATGGCCCTACTTCGCCGAGGAACTCTGGCTGGGCACCCCGGACGGCGGCCTCGCCGCGGCCATGTACGCGGCGTGCCAGGTCACGACGGAGGTGGCCGGGGGCACAGCGGTCACCGTCACGGAGACCACGGACTACCCGTTCGGCGAGAGCGTCGAGTTCGTCGTCTCGACCCGGCGTTCCGTCCGCTTCCCCCTGCTGCTGCGGATACCGGGCTGGTGCGCGGCGCCCCGGCTCCAGGTCAACGGGAAGAGCGTGCCCGCTCGGAGCGGACCGGCTTTCGTACGCGTGGAACGCACCTGGGCCGACGGTGACCGGGTCTCCCTGCGGCTGCCGCAGAGCACGACCGTGCACACCTGGCCCGGGAACCGGGACTCGGTCGGAGTGAGCCACGGACCGCTCGCCTACGCGCTGCGCATCGGTGAGAGATACGTCCGCTACGGCGGCGACACGGTCTTCCCCGAGTACGAGGTCCATGCCACGACCCCCTGGAACTACGGCCTGGTGCCCGGCGGGGAGCTGGTGGTGCACCGCGCCGCGGGGCCGGTCGCCGCGAATCCGTTCACGCAGTCGGCGACCCCCCTGTCCATCACCGCCGACGCGCGCCGGGTCCCCGAGTGGATCGCCGACGACGAGCACGTGGTGGCTCCGCTGCAGCAGAGCCCGGCCCGGTCGGCGGGTGCGGTGAAGCAGGTCACGCTGATCCCCATGGGCGCGGCCCGGCTCCGCATCGCGTCCTTTCCGACCGCCTCCCCCGACGGCACGCCCTGGCGGCCCGAGGCCCCGTACCGGCGGATCCGTAACAAGCACAGTGGGAAGGTGCTCGCCGTGGACGGCATGTCCACCGAGAACAGCGCCCATGTGGTGCAGTTCGACAACTCGGGCACCGGGGACCACGCCTGGCAGGTCCTGGACCGGAGCGAGGGGTGGTCCCTGATCCGCAACGGCCACAGTGGGAAGGTCCTGGGCGTGGACCTCATGTCGACGCAGAACAGCGCGCACGTCGTCCAGTTCGAGGACAACGGCACCGACGACCACCTGTGGCAGTTCGTCGACGCGGGCAGCGGCTGGTTCCTGATCCGCAACAAACACAGCGGGAAGGTCCTCGGGGTGGACGGCATGTCCACTCAGAACAGCGCCCATGTCGTCCAATTCGAGGACAACGGCACCGACGACCACCTGTGGCAGTTCGCCTGA
- a CDS encoding FAD-dependent monooxygenase, which produces MRAIVVGAGIGGLAATLSLRRAGHEVTLIEQTPRFTEIGAGIQLAPNATRVLRRLGLLDEVAARAYHPAEVCFRTWSDGTDVCRYRLGHEVEDEFGAPYLLLHRADLHGALAAAVPSASVRLGTAVAGIDQDDTAAQVTTASGERLSADLVVAADGIRSAARQWLFGPDQALFSKTAAYRALLPADRVADLDLPELAVWMGPGRHFVHYWVRRGELLNVVAVHTADEAERTRESWTARAEPGQQLAEFAGWDVRVRDVLERAGRMLRYGIYTRAPLERWNVGRVTLLGDSAHAMVPFLAQGAAQAVMDAAVLGDVLTDATPAEVPDALDRYVRRRLATATGVQAGAARAGEEFHLPDGPEVRTRNARMAAHAAGNRFMPQSAGWTDPARPSRSEG; this is translated from the coding sequence GTGAGGGCGATCGTCGTCGGAGCGGGGATCGGCGGACTGGCGGCGACGCTGAGCCTGCGCCGGGCCGGCCACGAGGTGACCCTGATCGAGCAGACACCGCGGTTCACCGAGATCGGCGCCGGGATCCAGCTCGCACCCAACGCCACGCGCGTACTGCGGCGGCTGGGCCTGCTGGACGAGGTCGCCGCACGGGCGTACCACCCCGCCGAGGTGTGCTTCCGCACCTGGTCCGACGGGACCGACGTCTGCCGCTACCGACTGGGACACGAGGTGGAGGACGAGTTCGGGGCGCCCTACCTCCTCCTCCACCGCGCCGATCTGCACGGGGCGCTGGCCGCCGCGGTGCCGTCCGCGTCGGTGCGCCTGGGCACCGCGGTCGCCGGAATCGACCAGGACGACACGGCCGCCCAGGTCACCACGGCGAGCGGCGAGCGCCTCAGCGCCGATCTGGTCGTGGCGGCCGACGGCATACGGTCCGCGGCCCGCCAGTGGCTCTTCGGCCCGGACCAGGCACTCTTCTCGAAGACCGCCGCCTACCGGGCGCTGCTCCCGGCCGACCGGGTGGCCGACCTGGACCTGCCGGAACTCGCCGTCTGGATGGGGCCGGGCCGCCACTTCGTCCACTACTGGGTACGTCGCGGGGAACTGCTCAACGTGGTGGCCGTGCACACGGCGGACGAGGCGGAACGGACGCGGGAGTCGTGGACCGCGCGGGCCGAACCGGGGCAGCAGCTGGCCGAGTTCGCGGGATGGGACGTCCGGGTGCGGGACGTCCTGGAACGTGCCGGGCGGATGCTCCGCTACGGCATCTACACCAGAGCCCCGTTGGAGCGGTGGAACGTCGGACGCGTGACCCTGCTGGGCGACAGCGCCCACGCGATGGTGCCCTTCCTGGCCCAGGGAGCGGCCCAGGCCGTCATGGACGCGGCCGTGCTCGGCGACGTACTCACGGACGCGACGCCGGCCGAGGTGCCGGACGCCCTCGACCGGTACGTGCGCAGGCGGCTGGCGACCGCCACGGGCGTGCAGGCCGGGGCCGCGCGGGCGGGCGAGGAGTTCCACCTGCCGGACGGCCCCGAGGTCAGGACCCGTAACGCCCGTATGGCGGCCCACGCGGCCGGGAACAGGTTCATGCCGCAGTCGGCCGGGTGGACGGACCCGGCCCGCCCCTCCCGGTCGGAGGGATGA
- a CDS encoding class I SAM-dependent methyltransferase produces the protein MQQTEIWNAATARGYDTPGTGMFAPETLGPTVDRLARLAGEGAALEFAIGTGRVAVPLAGRGVPVTGVELSPPMVEQLRTKADEATIPVVMGDMATTVAPGEYSLVYLVYNTISNLLTQAGQVECFRNAARHLTPGGRFVIELWVPELRKLPPGQTATVWQSDPDYIGLDTYDVLRQHVVSHHFRFDESERAQLFRSPHRYIWPAELDLMAQLAGFELESRHADWDGTEFTADSRSHVSVYRLPPSR, from the coding sequence ATGCAGCAGACAGAGATCTGGAACGCGGCCACCGCGCGGGGCTACGACACACCCGGTACCGGCATGTTCGCACCCGAGACGCTGGGGCCGACCGTGGACCGTCTGGCCCGTCTCGCGGGGGAAGGGGCCGCTCTTGAGTTCGCCATCGGCACCGGCCGGGTGGCCGTCCCGCTCGCCGGGCGCGGGGTCCCGGTCACCGGTGTCGAGCTGTCACCTCCGATGGTGGAGCAACTGCGCACCAAGGCCGACGAGGCGACGATCCCCGTGGTCATGGGGGACATGGCGACCACGGTCGCACCGGGCGAGTACAGCCTGGTCTACCTCGTGTACAACACGATCTCGAACCTGCTGACCCAGGCCGGGCAGGTCGAGTGCTTCCGCAACGCCGCCCGCCATCTCACACCTGGCGGCCGGTTCGTGATCGAGCTGTGGGTACCGGAGTTGCGCAAGCTCCCGCCGGGGCAGACGGCCACCGTCTGGCAGTCCGACCCGGACTACATCGGCCTGGACACGTACGACGTCCTGCGTCAGCACGTCGTCTCGCACCACTTCCGGTTCGACGAGAGCGAGCGGGCGCAGCTGTTCCGCAGCCCGCACCGTTACATCTGGCCGGCCGAACTCGACCTGATGGCTCAACTGGCGGGTTTCGAGCTGGAGTCGAGGCACGCGGACTGGGACGGTACGGAGTTCACCGCCGATTCGCGCTCGCATGTCTCGGTCTACCGCCTCCCGCCGTCCCGGTAG
- a CDS encoding sensor histidine kinase yields the protein MDALLIGIALLDIWVHVEADEPWRRAAALLAAAALSLRRHLPLVAYLCALPAALVSDAVFATLAALYALASLSRSRVLLVVCALLFAACDITWWTWPSPSFADFSDPSDLITVTYSLATAAAPVFLGQLVQARRELSLRLAEISQAREHERELLAQSVLAKERAQLAREMHDVVSHQVSLIAVRAGALQVGSEEPMAREAAATIRRLSVQTLEELRHMVSVLRAAGSRPTELTPQPSLADLRRLVDTSGIETELHTDLPDALPATIQRAVYRTVQEALTNVRKHAPGARAAIRIRLAGGTVRAAVTNTAPTRPALALPGAHHGLAGLRQRAELLGGTVIAGPAADGGYELHLCLPLRQTR from the coding sequence ATGGACGCACTCCTCATCGGTATCGCCCTGCTGGACATCTGGGTGCACGTCGAGGCCGACGAACCGTGGCGCAGAGCCGCCGCCCTGCTGGCCGCGGCAGCCCTGTCGCTGCGCCGCCACCTTCCGCTGGTGGCCTACCTGTGCGCCCTTCCCGCGGCCCTGGTCAGCGACGCGGTGTTCGCCACCCTGGCCGCGCTGTACGCCCTCGCCTCGCTGAGCCGGAGCCGGGTGCTCCTGGTGGTCTGCGCACTGCTGTTCGCCGCCTGCGACATCACCTGGTGGACGTGGCCCTCGCCGTCGTTCGCCGACTTCTCCGATCCCTCCGACCTGATCACCGTCACCTACAGCCTGGCGACGGCGGCGGCACCGGTCTTCCTCGGCCAGCTCGTGCAGGCCCGCCGTGAACTGTCGCTGCGGCTGGCCGAGATCTCGCAGGCGCGCGAGCACGAACGCGAACTGCTGGCGCAGAGCGTGCTCGCCAAGGAACGCGCGCAACTGGCCCGGGAGATGCACGACGTGGTCTCCCACCAGGTCAGTCTGATCGCGGTCCGCGCGGGAGCGCTGCAGGTGGGCAGCGAGGAACCGATGGCACGGGAGGCCGCGGCCACCATCAGGCGGCTGAGCGTGCAGACGCTGGAGGAACTGCGGCACATGGTCAGCGTGCTGCGCGCCGCCGGCAGCCGCCCCACGGAACTGACCCCGCAGCCCTCCTTGGCCGATCTGCGGCGGCTGGTCGACACCAGTGGTATCGAGACCGAACTGCACACCGACCTGCCGGACGCCCTGCCCGCCACCATCCAGCGTGCCGTCTACCGGACCGTGCAGGAAGCCCTCACCAATGTCCGCAAACACGCCCCCGGCGCCAGGGCCGCCATCCGTATACGGCTCGCCGGGGGAACGGTACGAGCCGCCGTCACCAACACCGCGCCCACCCGGCCCGCCCTGGCCCTGCCCGGCGCACACCACGGCCTGGCCGGCCTGCGCCAGAGAGCCGAGCTGCTGGGCGGCACCGTCATCGCGGGTCCCGCCGCCGACGGCGGGTACGAACTGCACCTGTGTCTGCCGCTGCGGCAGACGCGGTGA
- a CDS encoding response regulator, giving the protein MIRVLVVDDEALIRTGFEHILSAADDIEVVGAVVGGQAVAAAERLTPDVVLLDIRMPDVDGLSVLARLRVLPAAPVVAMLTTFDMDEYVAAALRSGASGFLLKDTDPLQLPVLVRTLAQGGIVLSSSVTRTVVDGYLANGPQHAALRRVTRLSGREKAVLILIAEGLPNTAIAARLHLSTGTVKDHVSALLSKLCVGSRVQAALLAERAGLLKPPGAREEG; this is encoded by the coding sequence GTGATTCGCGTACTGGTGGTCGACGACGAAGCGTTGATCCGCACGGGCTTCGAGCACATCCTCTCCGCGGCCGACGACATCGAGGTGGTCGGCGCCGTCGTCGGCGGCCAGGCGGTCGCGGCGGCAGAGCGGTTGACGCCCGATGTGGTGCTGCTCGACATCCGGATGCCGGACGTGGACGGGCTGAGCGTGCTGGCCCGGCTGCGCGTTCTGCCGGCGGCGCCGGTGGTGGCGATGCTGACGACGTTCGACATGGACGAGTACGTGGCCGCCGCCCTGCGCTCGGGAGCGTCCGGGTTCCTGCTCAAGGACACCGACCCCCTCCAACTGCCCGTGCTGGTACGCACGCTGGCACAGGGCGGGATCGTGCTGTCCTCGTCCGTCACCCGCACCGTCGTGGACGGCTATCTCGCCAACGGCCCCCAGCATGCGGCTCTGCGCCGCGTGACCCGGCTCAGCGGGCGCGAGAAGGCCGTCCTGATCCTCATCGCGGAAGGCCTGCCCAACACCGCCATCGCCGCCCGACTGCACCTGAGCACCGGCACGGTCAAGGACCATGTGAGCGCCCTGCTGTCCAAACTGTGCGTGGGCAGCCGGGTCCAGGCCGCCCTGCTGGCCGAACGCGCGGGGCTGCTCAAACCCCCGGGCGCCCGGGAGGAAGGGTGA
- a CDS encoding DUF418 domain-containing protein produces the protein MTHDAPSAPVPALTPPDPRPSRPADVPLTSSAGRLIGIDLARGLAVLGMYAAHVGPEPAVGGPLGFLAELARGRSSALFALLAGFSLVLITGRPRPRTGRAGRQAVGRIVLRALILIAAGYALTALDTDVEVILAFYGLIFLLVLPLYRLRARTLALLAAASALLMPVLLYEIQQAIQDGDWADTIIAADPLARVSGTDGLLELLFTGAYPALTWMPFVIAGMAVARLDLSRARTRTRLALTGGGLAVLGYGGSWVALHLVPGAVATIAAATDGGGAASAWWSDVVGYPDDETPAVWLLVGAPHSQTTFSVLGSTGAALLVVAACVTVAARMPRLTRLARPVAAVGSIALTAYVAHILAIDVVGMEEEPGPALVALLVFVTAALLLATVWTRYFRRGPLEYVLHGATRVTRHIR, from the coding sequence ATGACACACGACGCGCCTTCAGCCCCCGTACCGGCTCTCACCCCGCCGGACCCGCGGCCGAGCCGGCCGGCCGACGTCCCCCTCACTTCGTCGGCCGGCCGGCTCATCGGTATCGATCTCGCCCGTGGCCTCGCCGTCCTCGGCATGTACGCCGCCCATGTGGGCCCCGAGCCGGCCGTGGGCGGGCCGTTGGGCTTCCTCGCCGAGCTGGCCCGCGGCCGGTCCTCCGCGCTGTTCGCGCTGCTCGCCGGGTTCTCCCTCGTCCTCATCACCGGCCGCCCGCGACCGCGCACGGGCCGGGCCGGACGGCAGGCGGTGGGGCGGATCGTGCTGCGCGCGCTGATCCTGATCGCCGCGGGCTACGCCCTCACCGCCCTGGACACCGATGTCGAGGTCATCCTCGCCTTCTACGGACTGATCTTCCTGCTCGTCCTGCCGCTGTACCGGCTGCGCGCCCGCACCCTGGCGCTGCTCGCCGCCGCGAGCGCCCTGCTCATGCCCGTACTGCTGTACGAGATCCAGCAGGCGATCCAGGACGGCGACTGGGCCGACACGATCATCGCGGCGGATCCGCTGGCGCGCGTCAGCGGTACGGACGGCCTGCTCGAATTGCTGTTCACCGGCGCGTACCCGGCGCTCACCTGGATGCCGTTCGTGATCGCGGGCATGGCGGTCGCCCGCCTCGATCTCAGCCGGGCCAGGACCCGGACCCGGCTCGCCCTGACCGGCGGCGGGCTGGCCGTGCTCGGCTACGGCGGCTCCTGGGTGGCCCTGCACCTCGTCCCGGGCGCCGTCGCCACGATCGCCGCGGCCACGGACGGCGGCGGCGCGGCATCGGCCTGGTGGTCGGACGTCGTCGGCTATCCCGACGACGAGACGCCGGCCGTGTGGCTGCTGGTGGGCGCACCCCACAGCCAGACCACGTTCTCCGTCCTGGGCAGTACAGGTGCCGCGCTGCTCGTGGTGGCGGCCTGTGTCACCGTCGCCGCCCGGATGCCGCGTCTGACACGACTGGCCCGGCCGGTCGCGGCCGTCGGTTCGATCGCGTTGACCGCCTATGTCGCGCACATCCTCGCCATCGACGTGGTCGGCATGGAGGAGGAACCCGGCCCGGCCCTGGTCGCGCTGCTCGTCTTCGTCACGGCGGCCCTGCTGCTGGCGACCGTCTGGACGCGGTACTTCCGCCGCGGTCCGCTGGAGTACGTGCTGCACGGCGCCACTCGCGTCACGCGCCACATCAGGTGA
- a CDS encoding MarR family winged helix-turn-helix transcriptional regulator, translating to MQPNSSDGREAPASDLQAYAVLLRALNSEFNRIAHSFAQANELHATDVHALAAILDASVTDGEPMTPSRLRERLDLTSGAVTACLDRLERAGHISRTRESADRRVVHLTYNAGARALARAYFSPLARSTEAARRKFTPEQLETIADFLHALNTELGNER from the coding sequence ATGCAGCCCAACAGTTCGGACGGCCGTGAGGCCCCTGCCAGCGATCTTCAGGCCTACGCCGTTCTGCTGCGGGCGTTGAACAGCGAGTTCAACCGGATCGCCCATTCATTTGCCCAGGCCAACGAGCTGCATGCCACGGACGTCCACGCGCTGGCCGCGATCCTGGACGCCTCGGTGACCGACGGTGAGCCGATGACGCCCTCGCGTCTGCGGGAGCGCCTCGACCTCACCTCCGGGGCCGTCACGGCCTGCCTGGACCGGCTCGAACGCGCGGGCCACATCAGCCGCACGCGCGAGAGCGCCGACCGCAGGGTGGTCCACCTCACCTACAACGCGGGCGCCCGTGCGCTGGCCCGCGCATACTTCAGCCCTCTGGCACGCAGCACGGAGGCCGCGCGCCGGAAGTTCACCCCCGAGCAGCTGGAGACGATCGCCGACTTCCTCCACGCCCTCAACACCGAACTCGGCAACGAGCGCTAG
- a CDS encoding MMPL family transporter, with protein sequence MNTVPRPARWLVPLVLVVVWLGLGGAFGSYAGKLGEVSTNDQAAFLPQNAESTKVIERQKAFAERETLPAVLVWTADGGGEVSTAQQDSATRILTSLADVEGVETKPSPALRSQDGAALQGVVPLRPDLGERLGEVLDELERAAGDVSGTRVQIAGPAATQGDLGEAFAGIDGILLGVALAAVLLILLLVYRSVLLPFTIIISAVFALGIACAIVYVLADHDIVRVDGQVQGILSILVIGAATDYALLLTARFREELARSDDRFHAAWKALRDSFGAITASAATVALGLLALLLSDLTNNRALGPVGAIGIVCAVLTTLTFLPAVLALMGKVAFWPAKPRSADAETGGHGIWRRVAHWVDTRPRRLWMASAALLVAGAAFFPALQSKGVPLDELFVNDAPSVAAQETLGRHFPGGSGQPVVIIADADRRTEVTRAAAATKGVAEAQAVTSSGRPGGKPLVVDGRVRIDAVLDAAPDSDSAKNTVQKLRDRLHTADPGALVGGYTAQQYDTQRTAEHDRTLIIPVVLAIILLILVVLLRCLLLPVILVATVALNYLATLGIAGLVFRHGFGFSGTDASVPLYGFVFLVALGVDYNIFLMSRVREETLHLGTRQGMLRGLIATGGVITSAGVVLAATFAALIVIPLAFLAQIAFIVAFGVLLDTIVVRSLLVPALVRDIGPAVWWPGRLTRRP encoded by the coding sequence ATGAACACCGTGCCTCGACCAGCCCGATGGCTGGTCCCCCTTGTTCTCGTCGTCGTCTGGCTCGGTCTCGGCGGAGCCTTCGGCTCCTACGCGGGCAAGCTCGGAGAGGTGTCCACGAACGACCAGGCGGCCTTCCTGCCGCAGAACGCCGAGTCCACCAAGGTCATCGAGCGGCAGAAGGCCTTCGCCGAGCGGGAGACCCTGCCCGCCGTCCTCGTCTGGACCGCCGACGGCGGCGGTGAGGTCTCCACGGCCCAGCAGGACTCCGCCACCCGGATCCTCACGTCGCTCGCCGACGTGGAGGGGGTCGAGACCAAGCCCTCACCGGCCCTGCGCTCGCAGGACGGCGCCGCGCTCCAGGGCGTCGTCCCGCTGCGCCCCGATCTCGGGGAGCGGCTCGGCGAGGTGCTGGACGAACTGGAGCGGGCCGCGGGGGACGTCTCCGGGACACGCGTCCAGATCGCCGGACCCGCGGCCACCCAGGGGGACCTCGGCGAGGCCTTCGCGGGCATCGACGGAATCCTGCTGGGGGTGGCCCTGGCGGCCGTTCTGCTCATCCTGCTGCTGGTCTACCGCAGTGTTCTGCTGCCCTTCACGATCATCATCAGCGCCGTCTTCGCCCTCGGCATCGCCTGCGCGATCGTCTACGTGCTCGCCGACCACGACATCGTGCGCGTGGACGGTCAGGTGCAGGGCATCCTCTCGATCCTCGTGATCGGCGCCGCGACCGACTACGCCCTCCTGCTGACGGCGCGCTTCCGGGAGGAACTGGCGCGCAGCGACGACCGGTTCCACGCCGCGTGGAAGGCCCTGCGCGACTCCTTCGGCGCAATCACCGCCAGCGCCGCGACCGTGGCCCTGGGACTGCTCGCCCTGCTGCTCAGCGACCTCACCAACAACCGTGCGCTGGGCCCCGTCGGGGCCATCGGCATCGTGTGCGCCGTCCTGACGACCCTGACGTTCCTGCCCGCGGTGCTCGCCCTCATGGGCAAGGTGGCCTTCTGGCCCGCCAAGCCCCGCTCGGCCGACGCGGAGACGGGCGGACACGGGATCTGGCGGCGCGTCGCCCACTGGGTGGACACCCGCCCCCGGCGGCTGTGGATGGCCTCCGCCGCCCTGCTCGTGGCCGGTGCGGCGTTCTTCCCCGCACTGCAGTCGAAGGGGGTGCCCCTGGACGAGCTGTTCGTCAACGACGCGCCGTCCGTCGCGGCACAGGAGACCCTGGGCAGGCACTTCCCCGGCGGCTCCGGCCAGCCGGTCGTGATCATCGCGGACGCGGACCGGCGTACGGAGGTCACGCGCGCCGCCGCCGCGACGAAGGGGGTCGCCGAGGCACAGGCGGTGACCTCGTCGGGCCGGCCGGGTGGAAAGCCCCTGGTCGTGGACGGCCGGGTGCGCATCGACGCCGTCCTGGACGCCGCGCCGGACAGCGACTCGGCAAAGAACACCGTGCAGAAGCTGCGCGACCGGCTGCACACGGCCGACCCCGGCGCCCTGGTCGGCGGTTACACCGCGCAGCAGTACGACACCCAGCGCACCGCGGAACACGACCGGACCCTGATCATCCCCGTCGTCCTGGCGATCATCCTGCTGATCCTCGTCGTCCTGCTGCGCTGCCTCCTGCTGCCGGTGATCCTGGTGGCCACCGTGGCGCTGAACTACCTCGCCACGCTCGGGATCGCGGGCCTGGTCTTCCGGCACGGCTTCGGCTTCTCGGGGACGGACGCCTCGGTGCCGTTGTACGGGTTCGTGTTCCTCGTCGCGCTCGGCGTCGACTACAACATCTTCCTCATGTCACGCGTACGCGAGGAGACGCTGCACCTGGGCACGCGGCAGGGCATGTTGCGCGGGCTGATCGCCACCGGCGGGGTGATCACCTCGGCGGGGGTGGTGCTGGCCGCGACCTTCGCGGCCCTGATCGTCATCCCGCTCGCGTTCCTCGCGCAGATCGCCTTCATCGTCGCCTTCGGCGTGCTGCTGGACACGATCGTGGTGCGCTCGCTGCTGGTCCCGGCCCTCGTACGGGACATCGGCCCCGCCGTCTGGTGGCCCGGCCGCCTCACACGCCGACCGTGA